A single region of the Rhizobium sp. ARZ01 genome encodes:
- a CDS encoding universal stress protein produces the protein MVSRRLSRLEGHRRKFLAIVDETPECQRATHYAAARAKNSSGAVVLLYVIPAGDFREWLGVEEIMRAEAREEAEAILAKVAQSLRETLGIEPETVIREGNASEQINAQIEEDQDIAILVLAAGSAKEGPGPLVSSLAGRSAAFPIPVTVIPQELTDEELDALS, from the coding sequence ATGGTATCGCGACGACTTTCACGCCTGGAAGGCCATCGCCGGAAGTTTCTGGCGATCGTCGACGAAACGCCCGAGTGTCAGCGTGCTACCCATTACGCCGCGGCGCGGGCGAAGAACTCCAGCGGCGCGGTGGTGCTGCTCTATGTGATACCCGCCGGCGACTTTCGTGAATGGCTCGGCGTTGAGGAAATCATGCGGGCCGAGGCGCGCGAGGAAGCCGAGGCAATTCTTGCAAAGGTCGCCCAGTCGCTGCGCGAGACGCTCGGTATCGAACCGGAAACGGTGATCCGCGAAGGAAACGCCTCCGAGCAGATCAACGCCCAGATCGAAGAAGATCAGGACATCGCTATCTTAGTGCTGGCGGCAGGCTCGGCGAAGGAAGGCCCGGGGCCGCTCGTCTCGTCGCTCGCCGGCCGCAGTGCCGCCTTTCCGATTCCGGTGACAGTCATACCGCAGGAGTTGACGGACGAGGAGCTCGATGCGCTGAGCTGA
- the trpS gene encoding tryptophan--tRNA ligase: MTAFKPLVFSGVQPTGNLHLGNYLGAIRKFVALQENNDCIYCVVDLHSITAQLVHEDLPGQIRSIAAAFIASGIDPEKHIVFNQSAVPHHAELAWVFNCVARIGWMNRMTQFKDKAGKDRENASLGLLAYPSLMAADILVYRATHVPVGDDQKQHLELARDIAMKFNLDFKDKIRRTGTGVDIVVGEEPVHAYFPMVEPMIEGPAPRVMSLRDGTKKMSKSDPSDLSRINLMDDADTISKKIRKAKTDPDALPSEVDGLKGRPEAENLVGIYAALADTSKANVLAQFGGQQFSAFKPALVDLAVNVLSPINDEMRRLMTDTSHIDAILRKGGERARERAEKTMGEVADIIGFLR; this comes from the coding sequence ATGACCGCTTTCAAGCCGCTCGTCTTTTCCGGCGTCCAGCCGACGGGCAACCTCCATCTCGGAAACTACCTCGGCGCGATTCGCAAGTTCGTGGCATTGCAGGAAAACAACGACTGCATCTATTGCGTCGTCGACCTGCACTCGATCACTGCGCAGCTCGTCCACGAGGACCTGCCCGGCCAGATCCGCTCAATCGCGGCGGCGTTCATCGCGTCCGGCATCGATCCGGAAAAGCATATTGTTTTCAATCAGTCGGCCGTACCGCACCACGCCGAGCTCGCCTGGGTTTTTAACTGCGTCGCCCGCATCGGCTGGATGAACCGCATGACCCAGTTCAAGGACAAGGCCGGCAAGGACCGCGAGAATGCTTCGCTGGGACTGCTGGCCTATCCGAGCCTGATGGCAGCCGACATCCTCGTTTATCGCGCCACCCACGTACCGGTCGGAGACGACCAGAAACAGCATCTTGAGCTCGCGCGCGACATCGCCATGAAGTTCAATCTGGACTTCAAGGATAAGATCCGCCGCACCGGTACTGGTGTCGACATCGTGGTCGGGGAAGAGCCGGTGCATGCCTATTTCCCGATGGTCGAGCCGATGATCGAGGGGCCGGCGCCACGCGTCATGTCCTTGCGCGACGGCACGAAGAAAATGTCGAAGTCCGACCCGTCCGACCTGTCGCGCATCAACCTGATGGATGATGCCGATACGATCTCGAAGAAGATCCGCAAGGCCAAGACCGACCCGGACGCATTGCCGAGCGAGGTTGATGGGCTGAAGGGGCGGCCCGAGGCGGAGAATCTCGTCGGCATCTATGCCGCACTCGCCGACACGTCGAAGGCTAATGTGCTTGCCCAGTTCGGCGGCCAGCAGTTTTCCGCCTTCAAGCCTGCGTTGGTCGATCTCGCCGTCAACGTGCTTTCGCCGATCAACGACGAAATGCGCCGCCTGATGACGGACACCAGCCACATCGACGCCATCCTGCGCAAGGGCGGCGAGCGTGCGCGGGAGCGGGCCGAGAAAACGATGGGCGAAGTGGCCGATATTATCGGCTTCTTGCGCTGA